One region of Eupeodes corollae chromosome 1, idEupCoro1.1, whole genome shotgun sequence genomic DNA includes:
- the LOC129938750 gene encoding uncharacterized protein LOC129938750, with amino-acid sequence MDGMFATNESRLSLKRAFEGRVWQTAESFQNYMHEKIILANKLDLDEEEVLENLIEGIPDPGLKTQARIQCFTTKQQLADAFRQIELPKAKVLSSRMSAPANAGPSTSRQVAVPGKVDIKTIRCYNCNSLGHYAYECRKERRQYGACHVCSQFGHRAAECPGRKAVVLHAINKDEEDEYEHY; translated from the exons ATGGATGGAATGTTTGCGACAAATGAGAGCCGATTAAGTTTAAAACGAGCGTTCGAGGGGAGAGTATGGCAGACTGCGGAGAGTTTCCAAAATTATATGCATGAGAAAATTATTCTCGCAAATAAACTAGATCTGGACGAAGAGGAAGTGTTGGAGAATCTAATCGAAGGAATACCTGATCCTGGATTGAAGACTCAAGCACGCATCCAGTGTTTCACGACGAAGCAACAGTTGGCTGACGCATTCAGGCAAATCGAATTGCCCAAGGCTAAGGTGCTATCGTCAAGGATGTCCGCTCCAGCGAACGCGGGTCCTTCTACATCCAGACAAGTGGCAGTTCCAGGAAAGGTAGACATCAAGACGATCCGATGTTACAATTGTAACTCACTTGGGCATTACGCTTATGAGTGCCGAAAGGAAAGGAGACAATACGGAGCATGTCATGTTTGCTCCCAGTTTGGACATCGAGCAGCCGAGTGCCCCGGTAGGAAGGCCGTAGTACTACATGCCATCAACAAAGATGAAGAGGACGAATAT GAACATTATTAG